A single Candidatus Hydrogenedentota bacterium DNA region contains:
- a CDS encoding NTP transferase domain-containing protein has protein sequence MKAIIMAAGESTRTAPLTLTRPKALLPVMNRPILAHQLDALAGLAESVVIVVGYREDMIRERFGAEFEGMPLTYVSQRERRGTGHAVLQCADLIDGPFLVMNGDDLYDRRDLARVAAMEQAALALTVQDPRPYGIYEVRGDGRVVRLVEKPKEVFSNLANIGVYRFTPEVFDVLRRTGPSERGEIEITSAVQTLAATGDFRVVRAEGHWLPIVYAWNLLDANAFWLEHFLRPENHGEVSPAAHLSGVVHVGRGTVIRPGAVIDGPVYIGDRCEVGPNCWLRPGATLCNGCKVGQASEIKNSILMDGAKAPHHNYVGDSILGEGANLGCGTVTANLRHDASPQKSLVKDQFVDTGRRKLGAILGDHVHTGINTSVYPGRKLWPHTTTRPGQIVDRDIIA, from the coding sequence ATGAAAGCGATCATCATGGCAGCGGGCGAATCAACGCGCACCGCCCCGCTGACGTTAACGCGCCCGAAAGCGCTCTTGCCCGTCATGAACCGGCCCATCCTGGCGCATCAACTCGACGCGCTGGCGGGGCTGGCGGAGAGCGTTGTCATCGTGGTCGGTTACCGCGAAGACATGATCCGCGAGCGGTTCGGCGCCGAGTTCGAGGGGATGCCGCTGACCTATGTCTCGCAACGGGAACGACGCGGCACAGGCCACGCGGTGCTGCAATGCGCGGACCTCATTGACGGACCGTTTCTCGTCATGAACGGCGACGACCTGTACGACCGGCGCGACCTCGCGCGCGTCGCGGCGATGGAGCAGGCCGCGCTCGCGCTGACGGTGCAGGACCCGCGCCCCTATGGCATCTACGAGGTGCGCGGCGATGGCCGCGTCGTGCGCCTCGTCGAGAAACCGAAGGAAGTCTTCTCCAACCTCGCCAATATAGGCGTGTACAGGTTCACGCCAGAGGTATTCGACGTGCTGCGCCGGACCGGGCCGTCCGAACGCGGTGAAATCGAGATTACGTCCGCCGTGCAGACACTGGCCGCAACCGGGGACTTCCGCGTCGTCCGAGCCGAGGGTCATTGGCTGCCCATCGTTTACGCGTGGAATCTGCTCGACGCGAACGCGTTCTGGCTCGAACATTTCCTGCGTCCGGAGAACCACGGCGAGGTCAGCCCGGCCGCGCATCTCTCCGGCGTGGTACACGTCGGCCGCGGCACGGTCATCCGGCCCGGCGCGGTCATCGACGGGCCCGTCTACATCGGCGACCGCTGCGAGGTCGGGCCCAACTGCTGGCTGCGCCCCGGCGCGACCCTGTGCAATGGCTGCAAAGTCGGCCAGGCCAGCGAGATCAAGAATTCGATTCTCATGGACGGCGCAAAAGCGCCGCACCACAACTACGTCGGCGACAGCATCCTGGGCGAAGGCGCCAACCTCGGCTGCGGCACCGTCACCGCAAACCTGCGGCATGATGCTTCCCCGCAAAAATCGCTCGTCAAAGACCAGTTCGTGGATACGGGCCGGCGCAAGCTGGGCGCGATCCTCGGCGACCATGTCCATACGGGCATTAACACCTCGGTCTATCCCGGCCGCAAGCTCTGGCCCCACACGACGACCCGCCCGGGCCAGATTGTCGATCGCGATATCATCGCCTAG
- a CDS encoding dehydratase codes for MNASDGIYFEDLQEGGEAVSPARTVTEADIVNFAGLSGDFNALHTDAEFGKNTPFGQRIAHGLLGLSIASGLVARNPGAEQHKLVAFLGLAWDFRNPVFIGDTIRVVQKVASKRATSKPGLGVVIYDVKVLNHRDQVCQEGQWKVMYMMRQVG; via the coding sequence ATGAACGCATCGGATGGCATCTATTTTGAAGACTTGCAGGAAGGCGGTGAGGCCGTATCGCCGGCCCGAACCGTCACGGAAGCGGACATCGTCAATTTCGCCGGGCTTTCCGGTGATTTCAACGCACTGCATACGGACGCGGAATTTGGAAAGAATACGCCCTTCGGTCAGCGGATCGCCCATGGCCTGCTGGGACTGTCAATCGCTTCCGGCCTCGTCGCGCGCAATCCCGGCGCGGAACAGCACAAGCTGGTTGCGTTTCTCGGCCTGGCCTGGGACTTCCGGAACCCCGTGTTTATCGGCGACACCATCCGCGTGGTGCAGAAGGTCGCGTCCAAGCGGGCCACGAGCAAGCCGGGGCTTGGCGTGGTCATCTATGACGTCAAGGTGCTTAATCACCGCGACCAGGTATGCCAGGAAGGCCAGTGGAAGGTGATGTACATGATGCGGCAGGTGGGATGA
- a CDS encoding acyl-CoA dehydrogenase family protein — translation MDFRLTDEQCEMQAMVRRFAQTEIAPLARQVDEEERFPAETFRKMGELGLLGLLVPEQYGGVGGDVLTMCVVMEEIASACSSTALSFLAHATLCCHNLACNGSHEQKAKYLPDLASGRVLGGIAMTEPGAGSDALGLQTAAVRAGDVYVLNGSKTFITNAAVAGVLLVYARTDKEAGPRGLSQFIIDMDTPGITVGKPFKKMGMRGSPTSEVFFEDCRVPAANLVQGENRALGILLGGLDVERTVGASMGVGGARAALDRALKYAQERVQFGQPIIMFEMVAEKLADMAMNIEAARLLTHKAAVLCDQGAHCSAEASYAKLFATEMCQRACNDAIQILGGYGYMQEYEVERMLRDARVGTIGGGTSEIQRLIIVRELVKRGIGGMR, via the coding sequence ATGGATTTTCGCCTCACCGACGAACAATGCGAGATGCAGGCCATGGTGCGCCGGTTCGCCCAGACCGAAATCGCCCCGCTGGCCCGCCAGGTGGACGAGGAAGAACGCTTTCCCGCCGAGACTTTTCGCAAGATGGGCGAACTCGGTCTGCTTGGGTTGCTGGTGCCGGAGCAATACGGCGGCGTCGGCGGCGATGTGCTCACCATGTGCGTGGTCATGGAAGAGATCGCGAGCGCCTGTTCCTCGACGGCGCTGTCCTTCCTTGCCCACGCGACGCTGTGCTGCCACAATTTGGCCTGCAACGGCTCGCACGAACAGAAAGCCAAGTACCTGCCGGACCTCGCGTCGGGCAGGGTGCTCGGTGGCATCGCCATGACGGAACCGGGGGCCGGTTCGGACGCGCTCGGGCTTCAGACGGCCGCCGTGCGCGCGGGCGATGTCTACGTGCTGAACGGCAGCAAGACATTCATTACGAACGCGGCCGTGGCGGGTGTGTTGCTGGTTTATGCGCGCACGGATAAGGAAGCGGGCCCACGCGGCCTGAGCCAGTTCATCATAGACATGGATACGCCGGGGATCACGGTCGGCAAGCCATTCAAGAAGATGGGTATGCGCGGTTCACCGACTTCAGAGGTGTTCTTCGAGGACTGCCGTGTCCCGGCAGCGAACTTGGTCCAGGGCGAGAACCGCGCGTTGGGCATCCTGCTGGGCGGGCTCGATGTTGAGCGGACGGTCGGCGCGTCGATGGGCGTCGGCGGCGCGCGCGCGGCCCTCGACCGCGCCCTCAAATACGCGCAGGAACGCGTCCAGTTCGGTCAGCCGATTATCATGTTCGAGATGGTCGCGGAGAAACTTGCCGACATGGCCATGAACATCGAAGCGGCGCGCCTGCTCACGCACAAGGCCGCGGTCCTGTGCGATCAGGGCGCCCACTGCAGCGCCGAGGCGTCCTACGCGAAACTGTTCGCCACGGAGATGTGCCAGCGGGCGTGCAACGACGCCATCCAGATTCTCGGCGGCTACGGGTATATGCAGGAGTACGAGGTGGAGCGCATGCTGCGCGACGCGCGCGTCGGCACCATCGGCGGCGGCACTTCGGAAATCCAACGGCTCATCATCGTAAGAGAACTGGTCAAGCGAGGCATCGGAGGCATGCGGTAA